In the genome of Streptomyces lydicus, the window GTGGACGCTGGTGGCACGGCGGTCGATGGCCGGCGCAGCGGCCGCGGCGGTCGGTCCTGGTGGCCCGGCCGGTCCTGGCGGCTCGGCCGGGCCTGGCGGTCCGGGCGGGCAGCCCTCACTGCCGGGGCAGCCGGGACAGTCGTCGCAGCCGTCACCACCGGGACAGCCCGGGCAGTCGACACAGTCGACACGGTCGACCCAACAGGTGCAGCAGAATACGCAGTTCGGGCCCCCACAGGGCTGGTAGCGGGGGTTTCAGGGGGCCGGCGGGCTTTTCCGCCGCCACCGGTCCGCAGCGTGGCCTCAGGCAGCCAGCAGGGCCCAGACGCCGACCGCGATGCACAGCAGCGCCACGACCAGCACCGGGATCGCGACCTTCGGGGGCGGTCCCGGTTTCCGGTACGGGACGGGAGGCGCGGTGGCCGGACCGGCGACGGGGGCACCGGCCGGGAGCCGTCCCGGGACCGGGTGCGGGCCCGCCGTATAAGGGCGGGTCGCGGAGTGTTCGTGGTGGACGACGGCCGTGGGCCGGTACACGGGTGCCGGGTGCGGGGGCGGCGTCAGGGGCAGCCCGCCGGAGGCCGTGCCGGGGCCGGTCGGGACGCCGTGGCCGGTGGAGGCGGCGGTGTGGCCGGCAGCAGGACCACCGTGGCCGGTGGAGGCAGCGGCGTGGCCTGCGGCAGGACCACCGTGCCCCGCGGGCGCAGCGCCCTGGCCGGTGGACGTCATGCCGTGCCCGGTCGATGTCTCACCGTGGCCCATGGGCGTCTGACCGAAGCCGGTGGGCCTCTCGCCATTCCCCGTGGGCGAACCGCCCGGCACCGGCAGCGGCGTGGGTGTCGGCGTCGGTGCCGGTGCCGGTGCCGGTGCCGGTGTCTGCGGAGTGCTCGGCTCCGGCGGGGCGATGTGGAAGCTTCCGGTGTCCGACATGGACACCTGCCCGGCGGCCGTGGTGCCCGCGGTGGCACCGGCCGTCGCGGGCCCGTCGGCGCCCCTTGTCCGCAGCGGCCCGTCCGTCCCGAAGCCGGCCGGGAGCGGGCCGATGTGGTCGAAGACCTCGACGACCTCGTCCTCGAGCCCCGCCTCGGGCAGCAGCTCCGCCGTCGAGATGATCGCCTTACGCGCCCCTGTGGCCGTCCTGAACCGCGATTCCGGGTCGGGGTGCACCAGGGACGCCAGCACCTGCCACAGCGGCTCCGGCACCCCCTCGGGGGCGTTCGGGATGCCGTGCGGGCCGAAGTGCCGGCCCAGGGCGTCGGCGTCCGGCTTGGTACCGGTGATCAGATAGAGCGCGACCAGGCCGACCGCGAACAGGTCGGCGGGAAAGTCCGGTTCGGCGCCCTGCAGTTGCTCCGGCGCGAAGTATCCGGGCGTCCCGACCACCAGATTGGCCTCGGTCAGCCGCGGCTCGCCCTTGCGCATCGCGATGCCGAAGTCCGACAGCCGCAGATGCGGCCGGCCCGTGCCGGTGGCCTCCAGAAGGACGTTCGCCGGCTTGATGTCCCGGTGCACCACCCCCTCCGCGTGCACCGCGGCCAGCCCGGCCAGCAGCTGGTCCAGGAGCAGGCAGACGAACCGCGGTGGCAGCGGGCCGTAATCCCCGATCAAGTGAGCCAGCGAGCCCCCGTTCACCAGATCCATGGTGAACAGGACCTTGTCGTCGTCCGCGGCCCAGCTCGCCGGGGCCAGCACATGCGGGTGGTCGATCCGCAGTGCCTGTTCGCGGACGAAGCGCAGCAGGGTGTGCGCGTCGCTTTGCTGCAACACCTTGGCGGCAACGTAGCGGCGGCGCCGGGCGTCCCAGGCGCGCCAGACCGCGCCCACCCCACCCCGTCCGATCGGGTCGATCAGCTCGTACCGACCGGCGAAGACCTCACCCATTGCGCCCCGTCCGCTTCTGAACTCGCAACGTCCCCAGTGGCTGGCGGCTAACTCTGGTGCGCCTCGTAGTGGGCGACCGCGTCCGCGGTACGACCGGCACCGTAGACCCGGAGGAACTCTGCCAGTTCGGGGTGAGCGGGGGCGAGAGCGTTCGCCGCATCGATGATGTCCCCGGCGTCGGAGACCGACCGCAGCAGCGACTGGATCTCCCGCACCACGCGCCGGACCGTGGTCGCCCCCGTCGACGACGTCTGCTGTGCGGTGTTGTTGAGCACCGAACCCCCCGCCGTCTTCTTGATCTCTTCCATGCGGTCGGTGGCCTCGGCGGCGCTGACGCTGCCGTCGGCGACCTGGCCGGCCAGGTCCTGCAGCGCCTGCACCCGCTGCACCACGGCCGGGTTGCCTATCTTCGCGCGCTGCCCGCTCATCAGCTGCGAGAGCATCGGCGCCGACAGGCCGAGCACCGCGGCGAGCCGGGCCTGGTTGAGGCCGAGATCGTCGATGAGACGACGGAACAGCGCCCCCAGCGGCTCCCCGTACCAACTGCGCTGAAGCTCCCGGGCCCGCGCGGTGGCTTCCTGCTGTGCTGTGTCCATACCGTCTCCCCTGTCTCCCCGTCGCTTCGCTGCCGCGAATCTCGCGAAGCATCCTACGGAGAGCGACGGTGTGCGGCGATACCCGGTCGGGAAAGCGGTCGGACACCAGGTACCCTGGTGCGCGAAGGGGCCTTAGCTCAGTTGGTAGAGCGCTGTCTTTGCATGGCAGATGTCAGGGGTTCGACTCCCCTAGGCTCCACTCTTTGCACCCCCTCCGACCTGCGGAAACGCGGTCGGAGGGGGTGCTTTTTCGTGCCCTCGCCCCTCAGTCGATCACCGGAAAGCGGCGCGGGGCGAGGAGGAGTGCGAGGACGGCGAGGGCCGCGGCCGCTGCGGCGCCGATGTAGACCCAGTCGACCGCCGTGGCGAGGGCGTCGCGCAGGGGGCCTGCGGCGGCGCCGGAGGTGGTGGAGGAGATCGCGTCGAGGGGGCTGCCTCCGGTGGACGGGAGGGCGGAAGGGGTCTCCTGCAGACGGGAGTTGAGGATCGCGTTGGCCAGGGCGCCGAAGACGGCGGCGCCGATGCTGGAGCCGAGCTGGCGGCAGAAGAGGAGCGAGGCCGTCGCCGTGCCGCGTTCCGCGACGGTCACCGTCGACTGGACCCCGACGAGCAGGGGGAGCTGGGTGATGCCGAGGCAGGCGCCGAGGGCCAGCGAGATGAGGGCGGGGTACCAGGGGCTGTGGGTGCCGGAGAGGGCCGGAAAGGCCAGCAGGACGGGGCAGGCGACGGCCATGCCGGTCATCGCCGACTGGCGGAATCCGATGCGCCGGTAGACGTGCTGGCTGAAGGCCGCAGAGATCGGCCAGGCCACCGACATGACGGCCAGCACGAAGCCCGCCCGCAGGGGATCGAGGCCCAGCACGGACTGGGCGTAGGTGGGGAGGAAGACGGTCGGGGCGATGGTCATCACGCCGAGCGCCCCCATGGCCAGGTTGGCGGCGGCGATGGTGCGGCGGCGCCATACCCAGCCCGGGAGGACCGGATCGGCCGCGCGCCGCTCCACCACGACCGTGACGGCCAGCAGGGCGGCGCCGGTGCCGAAGAGGGCGAGGGACGGCGCGGAGAGCCAGGGCCAGGCGTGTCCGCCCTGGACGATGGCGGTCAGCAGGGCGCAGCCGGTGAGGAAGAGGGCCAGTGCGCCGGCCCAGTCGGCACGCAGGCGGCCGGCGGCGCGCTTGCGGGGCGGCTCGCTCAGGCGGCGGGCCAGCAGGACGAGCGAGACCAGCCCGAGCGGGACGTTGAGCAGGAAGATCAGGCGCCAGTCGGCCCAGGCGGTGATCAGACCGCCGACGGCGGGGCCGAGAACGGCGGAGCCGGCCCACACCGAGGAGATGGCGGCCTGGATCCGCGGGCGCTCCTCCAGGGGGTACAGGTCGGCGGCGAGGGTCTGGACGGTGCTCTGGATCGCGCCTCCGCCGAAGCCCTGGACGATCCGGAAGACGATCAGCGCGGCCATGTTCCAGGAGGCCGCGCACAGCGCGGAGCCCGCCAGGAAGAGGGTGATGCCGAACAGCAGGACCGGCTTGCGCCCCAGGGTGTCGCTGAGCTTGCCGTAGACCGGCAGGGACACCGTGCCGGCGAGGAGATAGCCGGAGAAGAGCCAGGAGAAGTACGAGAACCCGCCGAGGTCGGCGACGATCCGCGGCACGGCCGTGGCCACCACCGCGCTGTCCAGGGCCGCCAGCGCCATCGCCATCATCAGGGCGAGGACGAGGGCACGGCGGCCGGGCGGTGCGGCCGGGCGCTGTGCCGTCCGCTGCGGGTCGGCGGTGCCGGGTCCGCCGGGGCGGCTCACTCCGCGCTCCCCGGGTGCTGCGGGCCGCCGGGGCGGTAGCCGCCGGTCATCAGGGGGACGCCGAGCAGGGGTTCCAGGCGGCTCAGCAGGTGCTCGGAGGTCCGCTCGACGGCCGCCGGGTCGCTGTCCTGGACGATGAACCGGGCCAGCGCCTGGCCCCGGGCCACGTCGCTGCCGGGGCCGGTGCGGTACTCGCCGAAGCCGATGACCTCCTTGACGCAGGGGTGCCCCTCCAGGGGCGCCAGGGTCGCGTCGGGGCCGAGCCGGCCGGCCTCGCGGGGGAGGACGACGCGGACCGCGGTGCAGCCGGCCCTGAAGGGCGGTGCGGCGACGTCGTCGGCCCCGGCGAGGATGTCCAGCAGCGCGGCGTAGACCTCCTGCCCGGTGGCGTGGCGGTAGGCGGCGGGCAGGCCGCCGCCCATGACCCGGGGGTTGAACTCGACCAGGACGGGCCCCCGTCGGGTGACCATGATCTCCAGGTGGAAGACGCCGATGTCGGCACCGATCGCCCGGCAGACCCGGCGGGCGTACTCCCAGCACGCGGTGGCCTGCCGCGCTTCCAGGCCGGCCGGGATGAACGACCCCAGGGCGGTGACCCCGTCGCCCGCCCAGCGGTAGCGGCCGCTGATGCACAGCGGGAAGAACCGGCCGTCGCGGGCGCCGATCTCCACCGACACCAGCTCCCCCACCAGGAACTCCTCGATGAGGACACCGCGACGGAACTGGCCGCGCCAGTCCTCGGGAACCGCGTCGAGGCCGCGCTGCAGCCGCTGCCAGGCCGACCTCGCCTGGGCCGGGTCGTGGACGACACAGGCGAGCAGCCCGGCCGCCCCGGACGGTGGCTTGAACACCACGGGGTAGCCGATCCGCTCCGCCGCCGCCAGCGCCGCCTCCTCGTCGGCGGCGGTCGCGAAGTGCGCCGAGGCCAGGCCCGCGGCCCGCAGCGCCGCCCGGGTGCGGTCCTTGCGCCGGGCGGTGAGTACCGCCTCGGGCGCGGTGCCCCGCAGCCCCAGTGCCCGGCAGGCCGCCGCCACCGCCTCGGCGGACATCTCGTGCTGCGTGGTGACGAAGTCGATGGGGTGGGCGGCGTGGCACTCGGCCAGCGCCGCGGTCACCACATCGTGGTCGGTGGTGACCAGCCCGTCGACGAGGTGGTCCACCAACGAGACCAGGGCCAGGTTGGCGTCGGTGAGCGGGTACTGGGTGTGTGCGGACTGCAGATAGGTGACCCGGTGTCCCGCGCTCTTGGCCAGTCTGATGGCCTGCAGGGCAGGGGGGTTGGAGTCGACGAAGGCCAGGTGCATGCCATTCCCGGTGGGACTGAGGGGGCGGTGGGCGCGGGCGGTCAGCGGTAGTGGGTGACGCCGTCCTTGACGCGGTAGGCGTCGCGTTCGAAGAGCTGGAAGGCGACCGCGTCGCGGCCGTCGAAGAGCGCGCCGGCCCTGGCCATGTTGCGCCGCAGGAATCCCCGGGCGTAGTTCTCCGGGTCCTCGTCGGTGAGCGCTTCCAGGTAGGCGCGGTGCTGGAGCACCGCCTCGACGGCGCGGTCCTCGGCGCCCGCGACGTCCACGGCGTGCGTGGGGTACGGGGAGCCGGCGACGCCCATCCACCGCACGCCTTCCCAGGGTTCGAGGCCGTCCTCGGTGAAGACGTAGCGGTTGCCGGCATCGACGACGGCGTCCAGCGCGGCCCGGCCGACGACCCGGTGGTCCGAGGTGTTCCAGGAGACGCCGCGCCAGTGCTCGTGGTGGTTGACCGTGAGCACCATGTCCGGCCGGTGGCGGCGGATGGCGGTGGCGAACTCCCGGCGCAGCGCCAGGGAGTCGGTGATCAGCCCGTCCGGGTGGTCCAGGAAGTCCACCGAGGTCACCCCGGCGACCGCCGAGCTCGCGCGCTGCTCCCGTTCCCGCAGCGGCCTGGCCGTCTCCGGGGCGCAGCCGTCGATGCCCGCCTCGCCGCGGCTGGCCAGGACGTAGGCGATCTCCTTGCCGCTGCCGGTCCAGGTGATCACCGCCGGGCCCATGGCGTACTCGATGTCGTCGGGGTGCGCCACCAGCGCCAGCCCGCGCGACCAGTCGGTGGGCATCTCCTTGAGCCGTTCCGTCATCGTTGCTCCCTGCTCTCGGGGTGGGTGCCGCTCGGGTGGGTGCCGCTCCCGGCGGCGGTGGGGTGGCCGTCCAGTACGGCGTCGATCCGCCGCAGGCCCTCGGCCAGGACGTCCGGCTCCCGGGCGAAGGTGAGGCGGAGGCCGTGCTCGGTGCCGAACACCTCGGCCGGCATCAGCAGCACCCGCTCCCGGCGCAGCACCTCGCGGCAGAACTCCAGCGAGGACGGCAGGCCGGGGGTGTGCAGCCAGGCGTACGGGGTGCCCTCCGGCTGCCACATCCGCAGCGTGCCGCGGTGCCGGGCGGCCCAGCGCTCCAGCGTCCGCAGGCCGTCGGTGATCAGCTGCCGGTAGCGCCGCACATGCTCCTCGCGGCGCTCCAGGATCCCGGTGGCCAGCTGTTCCAGGACCACCGAGTTGGTGACGGTGGTGAAGTGCTTGTACTGCATGGCTGCGTCCACGACCTCGGGCGGGCCGCACATCCAGCCGACCCGCAGGCCCGGGACCCCGTAGACCTTGGAGACGCTGGAGACGGAGACGGCGTTTTCGTACGCCCCGACCCAGGAGTCGGCGCCGAGGTCGGCGACGTACTCCTCGTCGAGGATCAGATGGCCGCCGTGCCCGCGCAGCGCCTCGGCCAGTTCCTTGATGCCCTCTGCGGTGACCTTCCGGCCGGTCGGATTGCACGGCGAGTTGAGCACCACGGCCCGGGTGCGGGGGCCGATCCTGCGCAGCGCCGCGGCGATGTCCGGGCGGCCGTCGGCGGTGGTGCCGACGGCGTCCACCCGGCATCCGGCCCGGGACAGCACCGGCTCCGCCTGCTGCCAGCCGGGGGTGAAGATCACGGCGTGGTCACCCGCGGACAGCAGGGTGCGGTAGAGGAGGTAGAGGGCTTCCTGACCGCCGTGGGTGATGCCTATGTGGGACGGATCGCGGCCGTAGAGGCCGGCCACGAGGTGGCGCAGCGGGGCGGTGCCCCGGTTGTTGCCGTAGTCGAGGAGGCAGTCGGCGGGCAGGGCGTGGTCGGACAGGCGGCTGCCGCCCACATAGCTGTCGCCGAGGTCGATGTCGTAGTGGCCGTGGGCCTCGTCGAAGTACCACTGCCGCATGGTGATCTCGGTCATGAGGCCAGCCGCCTGCGGAATGCCGGGGCCCACCGGCCGGCCACGACGGGCCGGACCGGGCCGGTCAGGGTGACCTCGCCGCCGTCGGAGATGCCGACGTCGAGGCGCCCGCCGGGCATCTCGACGGTGACCTCCGGGCCGGTCAGCCCGAGGGTGTGGGCGGCGACGGCCGCCGCACAGGCGCTGCTGCCCGAGGCGAGCGTGTAGCCGGCGCCCCGCTCGTAGGCCTCGATGCGGATGCGGTCGGCGGCGCGCACCTCCATGAGCTGGACGTTGATGCGTCCGGGGAAACGTGCGTGGCCGGCGAGCTCGGGGCCCAGGCGCCGGGCCAGTTCCTCGGTGACCTCGGTGCCGTCGAGCGGGAGGACGCAGTGCGGGTTGCCCAGGAAGACACAGGTGGCCGTCCATTCGCGCGCCGCCGCGGGCAGGGTTTCGCGCAGCATCTCCCGGCGCGGACCGGTGGCACCGATCAGCTCGCTGTCCAGGGACGCCCGCCCCATGGAGACACGGACGGGTGCCCCGTCGCCGGGGTGGCCATCGCCGGGGGAGGCGGCGTCCGGGCCGGGGGCCGGGTCCACCAGCTGCACGGTGACCGGCCCGGCCAGGGTGCGGACGGTGAACTCCCCCTCCTCGGTCCAGCCGTGGTCGCGGAGGTAACGGCCGAAGATGCGCAGCCCGTTGCCGCTCTTCTCGCACTCGGTGCCGTCGGAGTTGAAGGTGCGCAGCCCGAATCCGTGCTCCTCGGGGAGCGGGCCGTAGAGCACTCCGTCGGCGCCGGGACCGTAGTGGCGGTCGCAGATCAGCCGGATGTTGTCCGGTGTCGGCGCGACCTGGCCGGCGGCCGGAGCGATCACCAAGTAGTCGTTGCCCAGGGCCTCGTACTTCACGAAGTCATGGCCGTCCGCCAGGTCGTGGCGAGGGGGCGGCAAGGGGTGCGGCATGTCCTCCCCCTCAGGCCTGCGCGCCGACCGCGACGGGGGACCGGTCCCGCATGCGCCGCAGCAGTTCGTCGAGGTAGTCCTGCGAGGTGTTGAGCCTGATCATGGCTCCCAGGGCGATGTCCCGGCCGATCAGGGGGTCGCTGTCCACCAGCGGTGCCACGACGTTCTTGAACCAGCCGGAGGCGTGGCCGGCGTCGATGCCGATGTGCAGGTCGTGGTAGGTGATGCCGACTTCGTGCAGGCCCAGTCTGCGCCAGGTGTCGACCACGCAGCGGAAGCGGCGGGGCGCCAGGTACTCCGTCACGCCGAAGTAGCCCACGGCCTTGTAGTAGTGCCGGCGGGCGAGACCGAGGCAGGCGGAGAGGTTTCCGCAGATCCCGGCCTCCAGCATGAAGCTGTCCCGGATGAAGTCCGGGTCGGCGCCGATGGACTCCAGGGCCTGGGAGAAGAGGCTGGTGTGGACCATCCCGGCGTCGCCGTTGCCCATCTCGTCCCAGTAGTTGGCGGCTATCTCCATCTTCTCGCCACCGGTGCGGCCCATCTGCATCGAGGCGAGGATGTCGTCGAAGCGCGGGTCGAGGCTGGTCTCCTGGGCGAGCAGCAGCCGCAGGTCCTCCCGGGTGCCCCGCTGCTCGATGTGCTCGTGGTAGAGCGGGTGCCGGCCGGCCGGGTGGTCGTTGACGAGGTTCTTCAGCCAGCGGACGTACTCCGTGCCGGACGTGGGGTAGCCGGTGACGGTCTCCTCGTCGATACGGGCGGCTTCCTCGCCGAGCATGGCCGCTTCCAGGATCGCGGCCACATCGCGCAGCAGGGGCGCGCGTTCGTGGTCGACCTCGGCGATGACCACGCCGGAGAAGTCCCGGTCGTAGATCAGGGCGAGGAGTTCGTGCATTTCGGCGAGCGCGGTGCGGTCCTTCCCGGCACCGGCGCGCTCGGTGAGCTCCTTGCAGGCGGCGGCCAGTGCGCCGCGGAAGGCGTAGTTCTCGGTCAGCAGGGTCAGTTCGCCGGCGGTACAGGACTCCAGGGCGCGCACCGCGGACAGCGGACCCTCGGCGAGCCGGGTTTTCCAGTCTTCAGACATGCGGAATCAGCACAATCTTCTCGGTGTGGGCGGTGGGGGAGGCGGTGGCCGGGCTCAGCCGGCGTCCTCGGACAGGGCGGAGGTGTCGTGCTCGTCGCCGTACCACTTGTGCTGCCAGCGCGAGAAGGCGACGATCACGATGTCCCGGTGTCCGGGCCGGTCGCCGTCCGCCACGACGTCGGTCACGTCGTGGGCGATGGCCTTGTCGTCGAGGAGTACGGCCTGGCCCGCCCGGAGCGTCCCGTTCCAGAAGGGCTCGTCGGCGCCGGGCTTCCACAGCCGGGTCTCGCCGCCGCCCACGCTCTCCCGGCGCAGGACGGCGATCATCACGAACTCGTGGCCGTCGTGGTGCACGCCCTCGGGCGTCAGCGGCCCCGGGCGGCCGGGCTCGGCCCGGGTGCGGTTCTGGTGCACATTGAGCTGCCAGTCCTCGCCGCGGTCGAGGCCGATACCGGCGATTCCCTCGGAGATCAGCCCGGTGAAGTCGGCCTGGAGGGGTTCGTAGACCCGGCGGATGCCGCCGGCGGCCTTGTTGAACTTCTTGTACGCCGTGTAGTCCCGGTGCGGCAGCAGCGCGAAGTTCCAGGAGTCGCCCTCGCCGGGGGACAGCCGGTACTGCGAGAAGCGTTTGAAGCGTGTGCCGTTGCCCATGTAGTCGTCGACCGGAAGGTCGTCGTAGCTGTTCAGGAGCTCGGTGGGTACGGCGGGCAGATCGAAGACGGTGAATCCCTGGGTGCCGATCGGCATGGAGTGCTCCTTTGTGAGGAGGAGGGAGTCCTTACGGGTGGTCCGTGCTCGGTGTGTGCGGGCTGTGCTCGGTGTGGGTGGGCGAGCACATCCCGGGTGGCTGCGTCCGGGCAGCGCTTCTCTGCGGGGGCGGACGGTTGGTGGCGGGTGATCAGGTGGTCGGTCGGCGGCGTGGGCGTGGTGGTGCCGGACTGGGGGCGCTCTACGGTTTTCGAGCAGGGGACAGCCGGTGATGGCCGGAAACCAAGCCACCACGCGCAGCACGGGGAAAGCGGAATCGCTAATTCCCACGGAAAAGCGGAATAGCGGCTTCCCAATAAATCCCCCCGTGCAGCGGCCCCCGGTGTCGGGATGCG includes:
- a CDS encoding MFS transporter; this encodes MSRPGGPGTADPQRTAQRPAAPPGRRALVLALMMAMALAALDSAVVATAVPRIVADLGGFSYFSWLFSGYLLAGTVSLPVYGKLSDTLGRKPVLLFGITLFLAGSALCAASWNMAALIVFRIVQGFGGGAIQSTVQTLAADLYPLEERPRIQAAISSVWAGSAVLGPAVGGLITAWADWRLIFLLNVPLGLVSLVLLARRLSEPPRKRAAGRLRADWAGALALFLTGCALLTAIVQGGHAWPWLSAPSLALFGTGAALLAVTVVVERRAADPVLPGWVWRRRTIAAANLAMGALGVMTIAPTVFLPTYAQSVLGLDPLRAGFVLAVMSVAWPISAAFSQHVYRRIGFRQSAMTGMAVACPVLLAFPALSGTHSPWYPALISLALGACLGITQLPLLVGVQSTVTVAERGTATASLLFCRQLGSSIGAAVFGALANAILNSRLQETPSALPSTGGSPLDAISSTTSGAAAGPLRDALATAVDWVYIGAAAAAALAVLALLLAPRRFPVID
- a CDS encoding helix-turn-helix domain-containing protein produces the protein MDTAQQEATARARELQRSWYGEPLGALFRRLIDDLGLNQARLAAVLGLSAPMLSQLMSGQRAKIGNPAVVQRVQALQDLAGQVADGSVSAAEATDRMEEIKKTAGGSVLNNTAQQTSSTGATTVRRVVREIQSLLRSVSDAGDIIDAANALAPAHPELAEFLRVYGAGRTADAVAHYEAHQS
- the dapF gene encoding diaminopimelate epimerase, giving the protein MPHPLPPPRHDLADGHDFVKYEALGNDYLVIAPAAGQVAPTPDNIRLICDRHYGPGADGVLYGPLPEEHGFGLRTFNSDGTECEKSGNGLRIFGRYLRDHGWTEEGEFTVRTLAGPVTVQLVDPAPGPDAASPGDGHPGDGAPVRVSMGRASLDSELIGATGPRREMLRETLPAAAREWTATCVFLGNPHCVLPLDGTEVTEELARRLGPELAGHARFPGRINVQLMEVRAADRIRIEAYERGAGYTLASGSSACAAAVAAHTLGLTGPEVTVEMPGGRLDVGISDGGEVTLTGPVRPVVAGRWAPAFRRRLAS
- a CDS encoding iron-containing redox enzyme family protein → MSEDWKTRLAEGPLSAVRALESCTAGELTLLTENYAFRGALAAACKELTERAGAGKDRTALAEMHELLALIYDRDFSGVVIAEVDHERAPLLRDVAAILEAAMLGEEAARIDEETVTGYPTSGTEYVRWLKNLVNDHPAGRHPLYHEHIEQRGTREDLRLLLAQETSLDPRFDDILASMQMGRTGGEKMEIAANYWDEMGNGDAGMVHTSLFSQALESIGADPDFIRDSFMLEAGICGNLSACLGLARRHYYKAVGYFGVTEYLAPRRFRCVVDTWRRLGLHEVGITYHDLHIGIDAGHASGWFKNVVAPLVDSDPLIGRDIALGAMIRLNTSQDYLDELLRRMRDRSPVAVGAQA
- a CDS encoding ATP-grasp domain-containing protein, giving the protein MHLAFVDSNPPALQAIRLAKSAGHRVTYLQSAHTQYPLTDANLALVSLVDHLVDGLVTTDHDVVTAALAECHAAHPIDFVTTQHEMSAEAVAAACRALGLRGTAPEAVLTARRKDRTRAALRAAGLASAHFATAADEEAALAAAERIGYPVVFKPPSGAAGLLACVVHDPAQARSAWQRLQRGLDAVPEDWRGQFRRGVLIEEFLVGELVSVEIGARDGRFFPLCISGRYRWAGDGVTALGSFIPAGLEARQATACWEYARRVCRAIGADIGVFHLEIMVTRRGPVLVEFNPRVMGGGLPAAYRHATGQEVYAALLDILAGADDVAAPPFRAGCTAVRVVLPREAGRLGPDATLAPLEGHPCVKEVIGFGEYRTGPGSDVARGQALARFIVQDSDPAAVERTSEHLLSRLEPLLGVPLMTGGYRPGGPQHPGSAE
- a CDS encoding pyridoxal phosphate-dependent aminotransferase encodes the protein MTEITMRQWYFDEAHGHYDIDLGDSYVGGSRLSDHALPADCLLDYGNNRGTAPLRHLVAGLYGRDPSHIGITHGGQEALYLLYRTLLSAGDHAVIFTPGWQQAEPVLSRAGCRVDAVGTTADGRPDIAAALRRIGPRTRAVVLNSPCNPTGRKVTAEGIKELAEALRGHGGHLILDEEYVADLGADSWVGAYENAVSVSSVSKVYGVPGLRVGWMCGPPEVVDAAMQYKHFTTVTNSVVLEQLATGILERREEHVRRYRQLITDGLRTLERWAARHRGTLRMWQPEGTPYAWLHTPGLPSSLEFCREVLRRERVLLMPAEVFGTEHGLRLTFAREPDVLAEGLRRIDAVLDGHPTAAGSGTHPSGTHPESREQR
- a CDS encoding 2OG-Fe dioxygenase family protein, translating into MPIGTQGFTVFDLPAVPTELLNSYDDLPVDDYMGNGTRFKRFSQYRLSPGEGDSWNFALLPHRDYTAYKKFNKAAGGIRRVYEPLQADFTGLISEGIAGIGLDRGEDWQLNVHQNRTRAEPGRPGPLTPEGVHHDGHEFVMIAVLRRESVGGGETRLWKPGADEPFWNGTLRAGQAVLLDDKAIAHDVTDVVADGDRPGHRDIVIVAFSRWQHKWYGDEHDTSALSEDAG
- a CDS encoding serine/threonine-protein kinase, which codes for MGEVFAGRYELIDPIGRGGVGAVWRAWDARRRRYVAAKVLQQSDAHTLLRFVREQALRIDHPHVLAPASWAADDDKVLFTMDLVNGGSLAHLIGDYGPLPPRFVCLLLDQLLAGLAAVHAEGVVHRDIKPANVLLEATGTGRPHLRLSDFGIAMRKGEPRLTEANLVVGTPGYFAPEQLQGAEPDFPADLFAVGLVALYLITGTKPDADALGRHFGPHGIPNAPEGVPEPLWQVLASLVHPDPESRFRTATGARKAIISTAELLPEAGLEDEVVEVFDHIGPLPAGFGTDGPLRTRGADGPATAGATAGTTAAGQVSMSDTGSFHIAPPEPSTPQTPAPAPAPAPTPTPTPLPVPGGSPTGNGERPTGFGQTPMGHGETSTGHGMTSTGQGAAPAGHGGPAAGHAAASTGHGGPAAGHTAASTGHGVPTGPGTASGGLPLTPPPHPAPVYRPTAVVHHEHSATRPYTAGPHPVPGRLPAGAPVAGPATAPPVPYRKPGPPPKVAIPVLVVALLCIAVGVWALLAA
- a CDS encoding PIG-L deacetylase family protein; protein product: MTERLKEMPTDWSRGLALVAHPDDIEYAMGPAVITWTGSGKEIAYVLASRGEAGIDGCAPETARPLREREQRASSAVAGVTSVDFLDHPDGLITDSLALRREFATAIRRHRPDMVLTVNHHEHWRGVSWNTSDHRVVGRAALDAVVDAGNRYVFTEDGLEPWEGVRWMGVAGSPYPTHAVDVAGAEDRAVEAVLQHRAYLEALTDEDPENYARGFLRRNMARAGALFDGRDAVAFQLFERDAYRVKDGVTHYR